The nucleotide window cgtTCATCACAGCTCCACGTTTTAGGACTGACATTCAAAACAACCACATCAGTCTAAAAATCTTCATTAGAATCGAACATCTGCTCAGAAGAATCCCGTCCTGGAGCAGCAGAACTCACATCTGGCAGAGTTCTGACAGAGTTCTGACAGAGTTCTGGTAGAGCTCCAGACTGTAAATGAGTCACATATGTACAGAAAACCTTCATCATGGATCAGAACTTCTGATCTTCTTCAGAGATCACCGTAAAGTTCAGCttctaaacaaaaacatcacattcCCAAAGTGCTGCTGCAGTTCTCCTCCCAGCCTGTAGGGGGCGGGGTCTCCCTGCAGATGGTGAGCAGTTCCTCTCTCCCAGCTGACCAGCATCATGCTGTGTTTGAATCTTCACTATGTTTATGTCGGATTAACTTTTTACTGATGGACTCCCTCCGGATGGACTCCACCCTGATGGACTCCCTCCGGATGGACCCCCTCCTGATGGACCCCCCCCTGATGGACTCCCTCCTGAAGGACTCCCCCACGGTGGACACGAAGGAGGAGCTGAGCGTCCTGGCACTGGCCCTGAACGTCTTGGTGGAGTAGTAGTAGAGCAGCGGGTTGACCACGCTGTTGGACGCCGCCATGCAGAGCGTGATGGACACGGCGCGCTGCAGCGGCACCTTGACGGCGCAGCTCCAGTCGCTGCACATGGAGTGCAGGTGCAGCGTCCTGACCAGGTGGTACGGCAGGAAGCAGAACAGGAAGGTCACTATCACCATGGAGACCAAGGTCACCGTCTTCTGGGAGCTCGAGCGCGCCCTGTTGGAGCGTTGGGGGAAGCCGGGGGACGTGACACGGCGGATGATCACCACGTAGCAGGTGACGATGGTGAGGAAGGGCAGCAGGAAGCCGAAGACCAGACCCAGGTAGTTCAGGATGCTGATCCGGCACCAGGACGAGTTGTTGGACGGCTCGAAGCAGCGAGGAACGCCGTCTCTGAGGGGGGACAAACATGAGAAGCAGGTTAAGGCGCGTTCAGACCATGCTCCTCCCCCCCCAGCAGGTCACGACACCTGCTTTTAATCTCCTGACCACcggagccccgcccccttcacATGTGGTCCAAATGTCCTCTGCAAGGAGTTCATTCAGGGTTCAGGGTTAGAAAGGTCGACAGATCCACCTCAAACTCTCCATGTGAAATAGCGACAGACAgcgctgtgatgtcatcgacacatgggggcggggtttctccgGAGGTCTGGACGACAGAGGTGAAGGGTTGGAGGAAGTGAAGGTTTGGACATTCTGGGTCCTGGAGTTCCCACCAACTGTTTGTGCAGAATtctaaacaggagaaaacagctCAGCGTTCCAGTTCTGCTGAACGCTGAAGGACTTTCCATGGAAGAGGAGGCGGCTCATGCcctgcagcagaggaggagcctGCAGGAGACGCCGCCCCGGGGTGACTGAGAGAGCACTGATGGTTGTTCTCAGCGTCTGTGAGAACTTCGACTGGCCCTCAGACCCGGTCGGGATCTTGAAGCAGCAGTGATGCTGCTTCAGGGGGTTTCATGGAGCTTTTTATAACCTCTGCAGTGTTCAGACAGGTTCCTCTACAGTCGTCACTCCAGTTTAACTTCTGAGTAATCTGCAGTGCCTCAGGACAAGAGCGACaccgccaaaataaaagcctcacaACTGCTGCTGATGACTCAACAAGCAGGAGAAAATCCGACCGAAGCGAGTCTGGCAGAAGCACTCTGGATGAACAGGAGAAGCTCCAGAAGAACATTTAGAAAGCTCTTCAGGGATGAATGCAGTCCCAGTATCAGAAGGACTGAAACCTGCATGTTTGTGAAGACGTTTGTCAAATGTCTGGACACTAGAGGGAAGTACGTCTCTGATCTTTTGCTGGTTTTGTAGGTTTGACCACCTAAAAATAGACAGTCAGTCTGTCACTCTAGTGGTCGATTCATTTAAACAGACAATCACAAAGAACATCAAAGATCCACCTTAAAGAATTAATATCTGAATTGAAGTGTTTGAACCCTCGGTCAGAAAGACTCGGTTCTTTGTGGCCAAACcctcagaggtcagaggttaaTGGTAGATGATGATCAGGTTTGATCCACTCCTCTATATGAATGATTTCAACACCATTCCAGTTTGGGGGCTGTTGGTGGTCTACGGTCTTGTgcaggtctacaatcttctcccttaaatccactgaaagtCTTCAGTCTTTccatgttggagagtttggagtctgatTCTGAGGACAGGTGACTTTTCTACAGGTGAGTAGTTCAAACAGAAGAGGAGGTGGCTCAACTggctccctggagaggtgttccgggcatgacCTACTGGGCGGAGGctccagggaagacccaggacatgctggagagactatgtctctcagctAGTCGTCTTGGGGtctccccagaggagctggaggaagtgaccggggagagggaagtcgggggtctttgctcagactgctgcacCCACGACCTAGTCCGGATGAGAGGaacaagatggatggatggtggatgtgTCTTCAGTTCAGGAGACAGGCTGATAGGTCTAACTGGTCTGTGTGAACCAGAACCTCCTAATATAGTTACTAGGGCATCAAATACTTCGTTCcttcaatgaaatgcaaataaataaccATTGAAAGTAGATTTCTtgatttctgtttctgttcaaaTGAACTGTTAGGACGACAGACTCAGTTTCTTCTTCAGTGGACAAAGCCACAAACTCAGCAAACGATCAGATACTTATTTCCTGAGTGTACTGGGTTCTGGTCTGGTTTCCTCTGGTGGTCCTCTCGGTTCTGCAGGTGTTAACGCTTACTTAAAGTCTAGTTCAGACCAAACAGGAGGACTCCGACTTTGTGTTTTGTCTCCTAACTGGCTGTTCATTGTCAGAATCTGGAGGTACTGGGTACCCAGGTAGGGTGGTAGGTCTGAAGTACTGGGACAGAGGTCTTACCTTTGGACCACTCCCTCAGACAGGAAGGGTATAGAGGTCAGGCCCACAAACAGCCAGATGGCGAGGCAGACGAGTGAAACCCACCCGGGTTTGACGTTAGAGCGGTGCTTGAGCGGCTTGGCCACCGCAGCCCAGCGCAGCACGCTCAGGAGGGTGAGGAAGAGGATGCTGAGGAGGAAGGACAGCAGCACTGAAGGACTTCCGTCAGGTCATCAGAGATCAGAGGAGCGCGCCGCTCACCTGCTGTACAGGTTGACGTAGAAGCCGAAGGTGCACAGGCGGCACAGCCAGTCCGGGAAGTTCCAGCGTGTACCCTGGAAGTAGTACGCCAGTCTGAGCGGGAGGGTCAGGGAGAAGCTCCAGTCCGAGATGGCCAGGTTCATCATGACCACCCTGCAGGCGTTGAGTCTGTGGGCGGAGCAAAGCTTCAGCTTATCTGTCTTTGACAAACGCAGAGCAGAGCGACTCTGGATCCTGGAGGGACAGAAACTTCTCCACATGCAGATGTTTACAGATATCAGCATGTAGAGGTTCTGAAAGTCCAGAAAGGAAGAGTCCTAA belongs to Oryzias melastigma strain HK-1 linkage group LG18, ASM292280v2, whole genome shotgun sequence and includes:
- the cysltr3 gene encoding cysteinyl leukotriene receptor 2, with product MKALTAPQTKERAAAMDGLTSTAAFNTSHTDRPTNHCLHNDSFKYHAYTATYMVVFPVAFLSNMVAMVVFLRQQQIRLNACRVVMMNLAISDWSFSLTLPLRLAYYFQGTRWNFPDWLCRLCTFGFYVNLYSSILFLTLLSVLRWAAVAKPLKHRSNVKPGWVSLVCLAIWLFVGLTSIPFLSEGVVQRDGVPRCFEPSNNSSWCRISILNYLGLVFGFLLPFLTIVTCYVVIIRRVTSPGFPQRSNRARSSSQKTVTLVSMVIVTFLFCFLPYHLVRTLHLHSMCSDWSCAVKVPLQRAVSITLCMAASNSVVNPLLYYYSTKTFRASARTLSSSFVSTVGESFRRESIRGGSIRRGSIRRESIRVESIRRESISKKLIRHKHSEDSNTA